The following proteins are co-located in the Neofelis nebulosa isolate mNeoNeb1 chromosome 18, mNeoNeb1.pri, whole genome shotgun sequence genome:
- the LDAF1 gene encoding lipid droplet assembly factor 1 isoform X2 has translation MAKEDLPSTSKDLQELQRKLSLLIESIQNNSKVVAFMKSPVGQYLDRHPFLALTMLVFVAVSAIPVGFFLLLVVLTSLAALVGVILLEGLVISVGGLSLLCVLCGLSFVSLVMSGTIMVSYVMVSSLVNYWFSPRLLTQQNSGGDCQLAMKSADLEGLYQE, from the exons ATGGCAAAAGAAGACCTCCCGAGTACCTCAAAGGACTTGCAGGAACTGCAGAGGAAGCTGTCTTTGCTGATTGAGTCTATCCAGAATAACTCAAAG GTGGTTGCCTTTATGAAGTCTCCGGTGGGTCAGTACCTGGACAGGCATCCTTTTCTGGCCCTCACTATGCTGGTGTTTGTTGCTGTGTCAGCCATTCCTGTTGGATTCTTCCTGCTCCTTGTGGTGCTTACCTCCCTGGCTGCTCTTGTGGGAGTCATTTTACTGGAAG gactGGTCATCTCTGTGGGTGGCCTCTCACTGCTTTGTGTCCTCTGTGGCTTGAGCTTTGTGTCACTCGTCATGTCAGGGACAATCATGGTGTCCTATGTGATGGTCTCCAGCCTTGTCAACTACTGGTTTTCTCCCAG ACTGTTAACACAACAAAACTCCGGTGGCGACTGTCAGCTTGCTATGAAGTCCGCAGACTTAGAGGGGCTCTACCAGGAATGA
- the LDAF1 gene encoding lipid droplet assembly factor 1 isoform X4, translating into MAKEDLPSTSKDLQELQRKLSLLIESIQNNSKVVAFMKSPVGQYLDRHPFLALTMLVFVAVSAIPVGFFLLLVVLTSLAALVGVILLEDC; encoded by the exons ATGGCAAAAGAAGACCTCCCGAGTACCTCAAAGGACTTGCAGGAACTGCAGAGGAAGCTGTCTTTGCTGATTGAGTCTATCCAGAATAACTCAAAG GTGGTTGCCTTTATGAAGTCTCCGGTGGGTCAGTACCTGGACAGGCATCCTTTTCTGGCCCTCACTATGCTGGTGTTTGTTGCTGTGTCAGCCATTCCTGTTGGATTCTTCCTGCTCCTTGTGGTGCTTACCTCCCTGGCTGCTCTTGTGGGAGTCATTTTACTGGAAG ACTGTTAA
- the LDAF1 gene encoding lipid droplet assembly factor 1 isoform X1, whose protein sequence is MAKEDLPSTSKDLQELQRKLSLLIESIQNNSKVVAFMKSPVGQYLDRHPFLALTMLVFVAVSAIPVGFFLLLVVLTSLAALVGVILLEGLVISVGGLSLLCVLCGLSFVSLVMSGTIMVSYVMVSSLVNYWFSPSPLLLPTKTPGLIVFIRAVVLKLFTFLK, encoded by the exons ATGGCAAAAGAAGACCTCCCGAGTACCTCAAAGGACTTGCAGGAACTGCAGAGGAAGCTGTCTTTGCTGATTGAGTCTATCCAGAATAACTCAAAG GTGGTTGCCTTTATGAAGTCTCCGGTGGGTCAGTACCTGGACAGGCATCCTTTTCTGGCCCTCACTATGCTGGTGTTTGTTGCTGTGTCAGCCATTCCTGTTGGATTCTTCCTGCTCCTTGTGGTGCTTACCTCCCTGGCTGCTCTTGTGGGAGTCATTTTACTGGAAG gactGGTCATCTCTGTGGGTGGCCTCTCACTGCTTTGTGTCCTCTGTGGCTTGAGCTTTGTGTCACTCGTCATGTCAGGGACAATCATGGTGTCCTATGTGATGGTCTCCAGCCTTGTCAACTACTGGTTTTCTCCCAG CCCTCTTCTCCTCCCAACCAAGACCCCTGGACTGATTGTTTTCattagggcagtggttctcaagcttttTACCTTCTTAAAATGA
- the LDAF1 gene encoding lipid droplet assembly factor 1 isoform X3, with protein MAKEDLPSTSKDLQELQRKLSLLIESIQNNSKVVAFMKSPVGQYLDRHPFLALTMLVFVAVSAIPVGFFLLLVVLTSLAALVGVILLEGLVISVGGLSLLCVLCGLSFVSLVMSGTIMVSYVMVSSLVNYWFSPRCRLRPYPHPLLPCH; from the exons ATGGCAAAAGAAGACCTCCCGAGTACCTCAAAGGACTTGCAGGAACTGCAGAGGAAGCTGTCTTTGCTGATTGAGTCTATCCAGAATAACTCAAAG GTGGTTGCCTTTATGAAGTCTCCGGTGGGTCAGTACCTGGACAGGCATCCTTTTCTGGCCCTCACTATGCTGGTGTTTGTTGCTGTGTCAGCCATTCCTGTTGGATTCTTCCTGCTCCTTGTGGTGCTTACCTCCCTGGCTGCTCTTGTGGGAGTCATTTTACTGGAAG gactGGTCATCTCTGTGGGTGGCCTCTCACTGCTTTGTGTCCTCTGTGGCTTGAGCTTTGTGTCACTCGTCATGTCAGGGACAATCATGGTGTCCTATGTGATGGTCTCCAGCCTTGTCAACTACTGGTTTTCTCCCAG